Proteins encoded by one window of Deltaproteobacteria bacterium:
- a CDS encoding polyprenol monophosphomannose synthase has product MDEDVLIVIPTLNEAENLVELLEGIRAHVPGASVLIVDDGSPDGTAALARELGTRLGHIDVLERPRPLGLGSAYVEGFRRGLARGYRRLVSMDADLSHEPRYLPALVGKSEEADLVIGSRYLHGVSVVNWSLYRLAMSLGANVYARRVTGLPVRDCTSGFQCIRREVLEALDVSTLRFSGYSFLIDLKYRAYRLGFRLAEVPIVFTDRKFGFSKITQGEIWRSVWAVWAIRLGGTRQRRRAPGTLAPPPAG; this is encoded by the coding sequence ATGGACGAGGACGTCCTCATCGTCATCCCGACGCTCAACGAGGCCGAGAACCTCGTCGAGCTGCTCGAGGGCATCCGCGCCCACGTCCCCGGCGCCAGCGTGCTGATCGTCGACGACGGCTCTCCCGACGGCACGGCTGCGCTCGCACGCGAGCTCGGCACGCGCCTCGGCCATATCGACGTCCTCGAGCGCCCGCGGCCGCTCGGACTCGGGAGCGCCTACGTCGAGGGGTTCCGCCGCGGGCTCGCGCGCGGCTACCGCCGGCTGGTCTCGATGGACGCCGACCTCTCGCACGAACCGCGCTACCTGCCCGCCCTCGTCGGCAAGAGCGAGGAGGCCGACCTCGTCATCGGCTCGCGCTACCTGCACGGCGTGAGCGTCGTCAACTGGAGCCTTTACCGGCTGGCGATGAGCCTCGGGGCGAACGTCTACGCGCGCCGGGTCACCGGCCTCCCGGTACGGGACTGCACCAGCGGGTTCCAGTGCATCCGCCGGGAGGTGCTCGAGGCGCTCGACGTCTCGACGCTCCGCTTCAGCGGCTACTCGTTCCTGATCGACCTCAAGTACCGCGCCTACCGCCTCGGCTTCCGCCTGGCCGAGGTGCCGATCGTCTTCACCGACCGCAAGTTCGGCTTCTCGAAGATCACGCAGGGCGAGATCTGGCGGAGCGTGTGGGCGGTGTGGGCGATCCGGCTCGGCGGCACTCGACAGCGGCGTCGCGCCCCGGGTACTCTCGCGCCCCCGCCCGCCGGATGA